CTATATTGAGCATGCCTGTACTGAATGCGGCTATACTGACTGTGGCTGTAccgcctgagtgcggctgtactgagtgcggctaaactgcctgagtgtggctgtactgagtgtggctatactgcctgagtgcggctgtactgagtgcggctatactgcatgagtgcggctgtactgagtgcggctatactgcctgagtgcggctgtactgagtgtggctatactgagtgtgcctgcctgtactgcctgagtgcggctatacttacAGCCTGAGTGTGGCTATATTAGATACAGTACCCTTGAAGCCAGCACAACGGAGGGCTCACTCCGCCCACACTCGTCACTGGTCAcatggtggtgacatcatcgaaggtcctggagcttcGCTGGGatctacatctaccctgacctgagctgcagagcacggagcccccatggccggtatattgggaaGGATACTGGGGTGTGAGGAGCCCCCATGACCGGTATGTTGCGGGTATGCAGgggagcacggagcccccatggccggtatattgggggagGATAAGGAAGTTGTTGTGCGGGTccccggctgcgtcactctgtctTTGGGGTCCCGGATGCGCAGGTgcatcgcgcttgcgcagtctataaaggctttggacagagtgacgctccgaccgttatattatagatgtgaatATTGATGTCAAATGTTTgaagttttgacaaacatttttactTGACTCCACAGAAATGAAGGAGAGATGGGGAAATAGGCAATCATACGGACAACTATAGCTACTGAGAAAGGAGCTGAACGTACAAAGTTATGGATGAAGAGAAAAGATAATTGATGGTATACTGAAGGAGAGAAAAATGGAGAGGGACAGGAGCCATAGCAGCTTAGAAATAAGCAAGACCGGGTGGTAGTCATACCACCAGGCACAATACAGACGACTCCTTAAAATCTGTCAGGCCCAAAATGAGAGTATCATTTTATCACATCTCCATCTCTTGTCATGACAAGGTTCATATCTTTTGTTTTAAAATCCATGGACTAAATTTCAAGAAAACCTTCTTTAAATTTTGCAAATTACATGTTCTGTGAACTGTGGAGAGTCTGCAGCATTGTCTCTCAGTCAGGAGGATATCCTGCTCCACCCTTGCTTCCCTGATTGATAACACCTCCTTCACTTGGACCAAAGCCTCCACTGAAATCCTGTGCATGCATACTGCCTCAGCCTCATCACATGCGCAGGCCGCCTCAGCCTCATCACATGCGCAGGCCGCCTCAGCCTCATCACATGCGCAGGCCGCCTCAGCCTCATCACATGCGCAGGCCGCCTCAGCCTCATCACATGCGCAGGCCGCCTCAGCCTCATCACATGCGCAGGCCGCCTCCGCCTCATCACATGCGCACGCCGCCTCAGCCTCATCACATGCGCACGCCGCCTCAGCCTCATCACATGCGCACGCCGCCTCAGCCTCATCACATGCGCAGGCCGCCTCAGCCTCATCACATGCGCACGCCGCCTCAGCCTCATCACATGCGCACGCCGCCTCAGCCTCATCACATACGCACGCCGCCTCAGCCTCATCACATGCGCACGCCGCCTCAGCCTCATCACATGCGCACGCCGCCTCAGCCTCATCACATGCGCACGCCGCCTCAGCCTCATCACATGCGCACGCCGCCTCAGCCTCATCACATGCGCACGCCGCCTCAGCCTCATCACATGCGCACGCCGCCTCAGCCTCATCACATGCGCACGCCGCCTCAGCCTCATCACATGCGCACGCCGCCTCAGCCTCATCACATGCGCACGCCGCCTCAGCCTCATCACATGCGCACGCCGCCTCAGCCTCATCACATGCGCACGCCGCCTCAGCCTCATCACATGCGCACGCCGATTCGGCCTCATCACATGCGCATACTGCCTCAGTCTCATCACATGCGCACGCCGATTCGGCCTCATCACATGCGCATACTGCCTCAGTCTCATCACATGCGCACGCCGCCTCAGTCTCATCACATGCGCACGCCGCCTCAGCCTCATCACATGCACACGCCGTCTCAGCCTAATCACACGCGCACGCCGTCTCAGCCTCATCACACGCGCACGCCGCCTCAGCCTCATCACATGCGCACGCCGCCTCAGCCTCATCACATGCGCACACTGCCTCAGCCTCATCACATGCGCACACCATCTCAGCCTCATCACATGCGCACACTGCCTCAGCCTCATCACATGTGCACACGGTCTCTGCCTCATCATATCCACACACGGTCTCAGGCTCATCACATCGACACACGGTCTCAGTCTCATCATAAGCACAGCAGCAGGACTTTAGCCTGCTCCAGATTAAATCTTTTCTGTGCCTAGACTGTAACCCAAGTAAGAAGGACCAGAGCAAGCCAAATTGACAGAGAACATGTTTCGGTCCACACAGACCTGTCTATCGGGCAAAGAGCTCTTAATTTGCATAACACTTTATAAAAGGCTTTCTCGGAATATAGCCCATGGGTTTTGGAATAAATTGTAATTTTGTTCCTGGGGCAAGCTGCACCACATGGTGGAGATGTGCTCACTTATAATGGAATTCTGTCTTGACAGATTCTCCAAAGTTACAAGTATTTGTATAAGATGTGCCACGTCTGTTTTGCTAGATGAAAACCGGCCAAACCTTACCTTTAGAATAGTTACCAAACTATTTATCACCATTCCAATATATACAATCCAGAAAACATATCCCAGAGGTGCTAACACAACCTTATAATCCTAGCCAAAAAAGGAAAGGCCAGTAGTATTACATACATTGCTCTATATAAATCAGCCGGGCAGAAAAGATTCTGCTTGATTTGCCTACGTATTCTGGTCTCAGAATAAGCACTGATCGTCAAAGCTTCCTTCTGCAAATTTTTCCATATGACAGTCACAAAAAGGAAACAACGACGCTCATTCAATGACTCTCTGCAGGAAAATGAGGCAGGAAGTTTGCTGAAAGATTGTAAAACATGTGATGTTGATGAACACCATTACTAAAACCAGCTGACAATAAATGGGACAATCCCAACCTACACACTCAGCGGCTCCTGGAAACCAAAGATGCCACATGAATCCACAGACAATAAGCAAATGTTACCCTAAGGACACAACAACCTCTGCTttccaaaaaaaaaaccctgcagagATGCTGATCATAGTCGTAGAAAGTAGACATATCGCTAGTGCGCTGAATAAACTACGATTGTAAGCCATTTAAGTATCTTTGGTCCTTTTGAGCATGAGTTGTTTGGATGAACCACTTAAActagtttcacacttgcattttgctgagctgcggatTTCCTCCGTGAAGCCACGCCCATGGCCGCACCTCCATCGCATGCGGcctacgtacctatctttaacattaggtacgcaggtcgtgcagatgccgccgcatgcgtcgttttgacgatgcagaaaaaaaagaaattccaaccagCTGCGTTCGACACCGGTCGCG
The nucleotide sequence above comes from Ranitomeya imitator isolate aRanImi1 chromosome 7, aRanImi1.pri, whole genome shotgun sequence. Encoded proteins:
- the LOC138646108 gene encoding putative uncharacterized protein ENSP00000383309, encoding MRRPPQPHHMRRPPQPHHMRRPPQPHHMRRPPQPHHMRRPPQPHHMRRPPPPHHMRTPPQPHHMRTPPQPHHMRTPPQPHHMRRPPQPHHMRTPPQPHHMRTPPQPHHIRTPPQPHHMRTPPQPHHMRTPPQPHHMRTPPQPHHMRTPPQPHHMRTPPQPHHMRTPPQPHHMRTPPQPHHMRTPPQPHHMRTPPQPHHMRTPPQPHHMRTPPQPHHMRTPIRPHHMRILPQSHHMRTPIRPHHMRILPQSHHMRTPPQSHHMRTPPQPHHMHTPSQPNHTRTPSQPHHTRTPPQPHHMRTPPQPHHMRTLPQPHHMRTPSQPHHMRTLPQPHHMCTRSLPHHIHTRSQAHHIDTRSQSHHKHSSRTLACSRLNLFCA